One Aerococcus urinaeequi DNA segment encodes these proteins:
- a CDS encoding NCS2 family permease — MEEFFQLKENGSNFSTELIAGLSTFFAMSYIIFVNPAILSQTGMPYQGVFLATIISSALATLFIGLFANVPYALAPGMGLNAFFTYTVVFSLGFTWQEALAMVFICGLFNIFITVTKFRQLIIKAIPDSLQHAIGAGVGLFVAYIGVKNAGFINFTTEAANITAVNGQPFDATQSVFEGGLATINSTGSTLPEISTFTDQTSLLALFGLILTIILLLKNVKGAILIGIIAVSTIYVILNPAALATVNFDQSGLGAAFQDLGVTFGAAFGKEGLLSLFADPSRYPLVIMTIFAFSLSDVFDTIGTFIGTGRASGIFTKEDIDNMDQSSVMNTKLDKALFGDVVGTSLGAVFGTSNTTVYAESTVGISLGGRTGLTSVFVAIAFFLCAFISPFVGLVPSAATAPALIIVGIMMMSAIREIDWSSLEVAIPAFFASVFMAYAYSISYGIAAGFITYCIVKVALGKTKEIHPILWAASFLFLANFIILAII, encoded by the coding sequence ATAGAGGAATTTTTCCAATTGAAGGAAAATGGGTCAAACTTTTCAACTGAATTGATTGCCGGTTTATCAACCTTCTTTGCAATGAGTTACATTATTTTTGTAAACCCAGCAATTTTATCTCAAACAGGTATGCCTTACCAAGGTGTGTTCTTAGCAACCATCATTTCATCAGCTTTAGCGACATTATTTATCGGATTATTTGCTAACGTGCCTTACGCATTGGCACCAGGTATGGGATTAAATGCTTTCTTTACTTATACAGTAGTTTTCTCACTAGGCTTTACTTGGCAAGAAGCATTGGCAATGGTATTTATCTGTGGTTTATTCAATATCTTCATCACAGTAACTAAATTCCGTCAATTAATTATTAAAGCAATTCCAGACTCATTACAACATGCAATTGGTGCAGGTGTCGGTCTATTTGTTGCCTATATTGGTGTTAAGAATGCTGGTTTCATCAACTTTACAACTGAAGCAGCAAACATCACAGCTGTTAACGGTCAACCATTTGATGCCACACAATCTGTTTTCGAAGGTGGTCTAGCAACCATCAACTCTACTGGGTCAACACTACCAGAGATTTCTACTTTTACAGATCAAACTTCATTATTAGCCTTATTCGGTCTAATCCTAACAATTATTTTGTTATTGAAAAATGTAAAAGGTGCGATCTTAATTGGTATCATCGCGGTTTCAACTATTTACGTTATTTTAAACCCAGCTGCTTTAGCCACTGTTAACTTCGACCAATCTGGTTTAGGCGCTGCCTTCCAAGACTTGGGTGTTACTTTCGGAGCAGCCTTCGGTAAAGAAGGATTACTATCACTTTTCGCTGATCCATCACGTTATCCATTAGTGATCATGACAATCTTTGCTTTCTCTCTATCTGATGTATTCGATACAATTGGTACATTCATTGGAACAGGTCGTGCTTCAGGTATCTTTACTAAAGAAGACATTGACAATATGGATCAATCAAGTGTCATGAACACTAAATTAGACAAAGCCCTTTTTGGTGATGTTGTTGGTACTTCATTAGGTGCGGTATTCGGTACTTCAAACACCACTGTTTATGCTGAATCTACTGTAGGTATCTCATTAGGCGGCCGTACAGGTTTAACGTCCGTATTTGTTGCTATTGCTTTCTTCTTATGTGCTTTCATCTCACCTTTCGTTGGTTTAGTACCAAGTGCTGCAACTGCACCAGCTTTAATCATCGTTGGTATTATGATGATGTCAGCTATTCGTGAGATTGATTGGTCTAGCTTAGAGGTTGCAATTCCTGCTTTCTTCGCTTCTGTATTTATGGCTTATGCTTACTCAATCTCATACGGTATTGCAGCAGGTTTCATCACTTACTGCATCGTGAAAGTAGCACTAGGTAAAACAAAAGAAATCCACCCAATCTTATGGGCTGCATCATTCTTATTCTTAGCAAACTTTATTATCTTAGCCATCATCTAA
- a CDS encoding ECF transporter S component, with protein sequence MDHQKERTARLTVISLMLAILIIQTFVPGIGYIPIGPVQATIIHVTVIIGASLFGPQTGLILGASWGILRMIKAAIVPDIMSVVFLNPLVSVIPRMLVGFISGWIAIYLDGKVKDRTKFIITGVIGSIVNTVTVLGAIYLFSAEAYANALNIPTSALIATFLVTIGGNGLLEAVTSGIITPILSLPLSKSLKRSGMND encoded by the coding sequence ATGGATCATCAAAAAGAACGGACCGCCAGATTAACTGTGATTAGTTTGATGTTGGCGATTTTAATTATTCAAACTTTTGTTCCTGGAATAGGCTATATCCCGATTGGACCAGTCCAGGCAACAATTATTCATGTAACAGTTATTATCGGTGCTAGTTTATTTGGGCCACAAACTGGACTTATCCTCGGTGCTTCTTGGGGTATTTTGCGGATGATCAAGGCAGCAATTGTGCCCGATATCATGTCAGTAGTTTTCTTAAACCCCTTAGTATCTGTTATTCCGCGGATGCTAGTTGGCTTTATTTCAGGATGGATTGCTATATACCTTGATGGTAAGGTGAAAGATAGAACAAAATTTATCATTACAGGTGTTATCGGGTCTATAGTGAATACAGTTACTGTTTTAGGTGCGATTTACCTATTTTCAGCAGAAGCTTATGCGAATGCGCTAAATATCCCAACATCTGCTTTAATTGCTACATTCTTAGTTACCATTGGCGGTAATGGGTTATTAGAAGCTGTCACTTCAGGGATTATAACGCCTATTCTATCCTTACCTTTAAGTAAATCACTTAAAAGGTCCGGAATGAATGATTAA
- a CDS encoding alpha-amylase family glycosyl hydrolase — translation MAKVTNLTLRHKTLYKLFVRNFTEEGTFKSIIPELQRLKDLGVDIILLQSIFPTTDLRVADNLEGNPMIVKNISEVSPQYGSLDDFQELVDTIHEMGMQVMLNLQLFHLAKDSELVKEHPEYFLHNEQGEMISRLDIYDSSYDLDYTNPKLWDYIIENLKYWAKFVDGFAANHAQLVRPEFWASARAEVEDVHPYFYWVAATMPLSILTKLQQMNMPYWTEGELYPNFDVVDQIPGSFYKNRFYHGDMSLENFVGTLNFQELMMPNTYVSMRSLEFEEFPRFAECVKPGSELENWTAFAFFQKGIASLFMGQEYGLKERFNFRSGETINWAINQDLTPLINRMSQIKKREVCKSGYYTIMPAGDSTVVLSYHYYTQHLFGIFKLREEGQAAEIELGIPDGEYKDEISKANYQVVNGRVTFGDKPVVISYEGDMRLPEYFKKDGGNA, via the coding sequence ATGGCTAAAGTAACGAACTTAACGTTACGTCACAAAACGCTGTATAAGTTATTTGTTCGCAATTTTACAGAGGAAGGGACATTCAAATCGATTATTCCAGAGCTTCAACGGTTAAAAGATTTGGGCGTAGACATTATTTTGCTGCAGTCTATCTTTCCAACTACTGACTTGAGGGTTGCTGATAATCTGGAAGGTAATCCAATGATCGTGAAAAATATCTCTGAGGTCTCCCCGCAGTATGGTAGCCTAGATGATTTTCAAGAATTAGTGGATACTATCCATGAGATGGGTATGCAAGTGATGTTAAACCTACAACTATTCCATTTAGCAAAGGATTCGGAGTTAGTTAAAGAACACCCTGAATATTTCTTACATAATGAACAGGGTGAAATGATTTCTCGCTTAGATATTTATGATAGTTCATACGATTTAGACTATACCAACCCTAAATTATGGGATTATATCATTGAAAACCTAAAATATTGGGCTAAATTTGTGGATGGATTTGCGGCAAACCATGCCCAACTGGTTCGACCTGAATTTTGGGCATCAGCACGGGCTGAAGTGGAAGATGTTCATCCATATTTTTATTGGGTGGCTGCGACCATGCCTTTATCAATTCTAACGAAGTTACAACAAATGAATATGCCTTATTGGACAGAAGGGGAATTATATCCTAACTTTGACGTGGTTGATCAAATTCCAGGTTCCTTCTATAAAAATCGTTTTTATCATGGAGATATGTCCTTGGAAAACTTTGTTGGTACTTTAAATTTCCAGGAGTTGATGATGCCAAATACATACGTAAGTATGCGTTCTTTAGAATTTGAGGAATTCCCACGTTTTGCAGAATGTGTTAAACCAGGTAGTGAACTAGAAAACTGGACAGCTTTTGCCTTTTTCCAAAAAGGGATAGCTAGCTTATTTATGGGACAGGAGTATGGATTAAAAGAACGCTTTAATTTCCGAAGCGGTGAAACGATTAATTGGGCTATTAATCAAGATTTAACCCCGTTAATCAATCGTATGTCACAAATTAAGAAACGAGAAGTATGTAAGAGTGGTTACTATACGATTATGCCTGCTGGAGATTCAACAGTGGTACTTTCTTACCATTATTATACGCAGCATTTGTTTGGTATTTTCAAATTGAGAGAAGAAGGACAAGCTGCTGAAATTGAATTGGGTATACCTGATGGAGAATATAAAGATGAAATTTCTAAAGCTAATTATCAGGTTGTGAATGGTCGTGTAACGTTTGGAGATAAGCCGGTTGTTATTTCATATGAAGGTGATATGAGACTGCCAGAATATTTTAAAAAAGATGGAGGAAATGCATAG
- the tkt gene encoding transketolase, which translates to MFDNTDILATNAIRALSTDMVDKANSGHPGLPLGAAPMAYALWSKHIRQNPQHSKWTNRDRFVLSAGHGSAMLYSLLHLSGFDVSLEDTKNFRQFGSKTPGHPEVHETDGVEATTGPLGQGFANAVGMAMAEAHDAAVYNKDGFNVVDHFTYTLVGDGDLMEGVTQEAASLAGHLKLNKLIALYDSNDISLDGPTSKAFTENVGDRFKAYGWEHILVKDGNDLEAINTAIEQAKANTDQPTLIEIKTIIGFGAEKQGTSGVHGAPLGAEGSTFAKKKFGWDYDAFDIPQEVYDRFNEVVASRGQSEEEAWNKLFADYKAAYPDLAAQYERAYAGKLPEGWEANIPVYEVGDKAAASRKTSQAAIQAIGKALPEFWGGSADLSSSNNTMNDADEEFQAGSYQGRNIWYGVREFAMAAAMNGIALHGGSKTYAGTFFVFSDYLRPAVRLAAISKLPVTYVFTHDSIGVGEDGPTHEPVEQLASFRAMHNVNVVRPADGNEVGVAWKLALESEETPTMLVLTRQDLPVLEGTKENAEEGVRKGAYVISPAAGEQTGILIATGSEVSLAIAAQAKLAEEGIHVSVVSMPSQEIFDAQDAAYKESVLPKAITKRVAVEMGASFGWAKYTGLNGAIVGIDRFGASGKGDLIQEEYGFTAENVANTFKGLAD; encoded by the coding sequence ATGTTTGACAACACGGATATTTTAGCAACAAACGCTATTCGTGCTTTAAGCACAGATATGGTGGATAAGGCAAATTCTGGCCACCCAGGTTTACCTTTAGGTGCTGCACCAATGGCTTATGCCCTTTGGTCTAAGCACATTCGTCAAAACCCACAACACAGTAAATGGACTAACCGTGACCGTTTTGTATTGTCCGCTGGACATGGTTCTGCAATGCTTTATAGCTTACTTCATTTATCAGGATTCGATGTATCTTTAGAAGATACAAAAAACTTCCGTCAATTCGGTTCGAAAACCCCTGGACATCCAGAGGTACACGAAACTGACGGTGTAGAAGCAACAACAGGTCCATTAGGTCAAGGTTTTGCTAATGCAGTAGGTATGGCAATGGCAGAAGCGCATGACGCTGCTGTTTACAATAAAGACGGTTTTAACGTTGTGGATCATTTTACTTACACCCTAGTTGGTGACGGTGACTTGATGGAAGGTGTGACGCAAGAAGCGGCATCTTTAGCTGGTCATTTAAAACTGAACAAATTAATCGCTTTATACGATTCGAACGACATTTCATTAGACGGGCCTACTTCTAAAGCCTTTACTGAAAATGTTGGTGATCGTTTCAAAGCTTACGGCTGGGAACACATTCTAGTAAAAGACGGTAATGATTTAGAAGCAATCAATACCGCTATTGAGCAAGCAAAAGCTAACACTGATCAACCTACATTAATTGAAATTAAAACAATTATTGGTTTCGGTGCTGAAAAACAAGGTACATCTGGTGTTCACGGTGCACCATTAGGTGCAGAAGGGTCTACTTTCGCTAAGAAAAAATTTGGTTGGGACTATGATGCATTCGATATTCCTCAAGAAGTTTACGACCGTTTCAATGAAGTTGTTGCGTCTCGTGGCCAGTCCGAAGAAGAAGCTTGGAACAAGCTATTTGCTGACTATAAAGCAGCTTATCCAGACTTAGCGGCGCAATATGAACGTGCTTATGCAGGTAAATTACCTGAAGGTTGGGAAGCTAACATCCCTGTTTATGAAGTAGGTGATAAAGCGGCAGCAAGTCGTAAAACTTCTCAAGCAGCTATTCAAGCAATTGGTAAAGCATTACCAGAATTCTGGGGTGGATCAGCGGACTTATCTTCTTCTAACAATACGATGAATGATGCAGATGAAGAATTCCAAGCAGGATCTTACCAAGGACGTAACATTTGGTATGGTGTGCGTGAATTTGCGATGGCTGCAGCGATGAATGGTATTGCTTTACATGGTGGTTCTAAAACATACGCTGGTACATTCTTCGTCTTCTCTGACTATCTACGTCCAGCGGTTCGTTTAGCTGCGATTTCTAAATTACCAGTAACTTATGTCTTTACCCATGACTCAATTGGTGTTGGTGAAGATGGTCCAACCCATGAACCAGTTGAACAATTGGCTTCATTCCGTGCAATGCACAACGTAAATGTTGTTCGTCCTGCAGACGGAAACGAAGTAGGGGTAGCTTGGAAATTAGCCCTTGAATCAGAAGAAACACCAACGATGTTAGTCTTAACACGTCAAGACCTACCGGTCTTAGAAGGTACAAAAGAAAACGCTGAAGAAGGTGTCCGTAAAGGTGCATACGTTATTTCTCCAGCAGCTGGTGAGCAAACAGGTATCTTAATTGCGACTGGTTCGGAAGTAAGCTTAGCGATTGCAGCTCAAGCGAAATTAGCTGAAGAAGGTATCCACGTATCTGTCGTATCTATGCCATCTCAAGAAATTTTTGATGCACAAGATGCAGCTTACAAAGAGTCTGTATTACCAAAAGCCATCACTAAACGTGTGGCTGTTGAAATGGGTGCTTCATTCGGTTGGGCGAAATACACTGGCTTAAATGGTGCTATCGTTGGTATCGACCGCTTTGGTGCTTCAGGTAAAGGTGATTTAATCCAAGAAGAATATGGCTTTACAGCTGAAAATGTTGCCAATACATTTAAAGGTTTAGCTGACTAA
- a CDS encoding acyl-CoA thioesterase, which produces MTQVTCKRTKAVQSHRIMPNQTNFYKNLYGGQILYIMDNVASVSAGRLTPYGTMTGNMDDIHFIAPLPEGDIAHVETYVTGAGKRSMEIFAKVIGEKHTGERYLAATAFLTYVVLKDYVDPDYHLPEVVAHTDEEVYLCNGYEGRKSGHAQKRILTKELVSHLTVDLLD; this is translated from the coding sequence ATGACACAAGTAACTTGTAAACGAACTAAGGCAGTACAATCACATCGAATTATGCCTAATCAAACCAATTTTTATAAGAATTTATATGGTGGCCAAATATTATATATCATGGATAATGTGGCTTCTGTATCCGCAGGTCGGTTGACGCCATACGGTACAATGACTGGTAATATGGACGATATTCATTTCATAGCGCCTTTGCCAGAAGGCGATATTGCCCATGTTGAAACCTATGTAACGGGAGCAGGTAAACGTTCGATGGAAATTTTTGCGAAGGTCATTGGTGAGAAACATACCGGTGAGCGTTATCTAGCTGCAACGGCCTTTCTAACCTATGTAGTCTTGAAAGACTATGTAGACCCTGACTATCATTTACCGGAAGTTGTTGCACATACAGATGAAGAAGTCTACTTATGTAACGGTTATGAAGGCCGAAAATCAGGTCACGCCCAAAAACGAATCTTAACGAAAGAATTGGTTAGTCATTTAACAGTTGACTTGCTTGATTAA
- the lctO gene encoding L-lactate oxidase: protein MNNNDIEYNAPTEVKYIDVINAYDLEEEASKVVPHGGFNYMAGASGDEWTKRANDRAWKHKLLYPRLAQDVEAPDTSTEILGHKIKAPFIMAPIAAHGLAHATKEAGTARAVSEFGTIMSISAYSGATFEEISEGLNGGPRWFQIYMAKDDQQNRDILDEAKADGATAIILTADSTVSGNRDRDLKNKFVYPFGMPIVQRYLRGSAEGMSLNNIYGASKQKISPRDIEEIAAYSGLPVFVKGIQHPEDADMAIKAGASGIWVSNHGARQLYEAPGSFDTLPAIAKRVNKRVPIVFDSGVRRGEHIAKALASGADVVALGRPVLFGLALGGWQGAYSVLDYFQKDLTRVMQLTGSQNVNDLKGLELFDNPYGYDY, encoded by the coding sequence ATGAATAACAATGACATTGAATATAATGCACCTACTGAGGTTAAGTACATTGATGTTATCAATGCCTACGACTTAGAAGAAGAAGCAAGTAAAGTTGTCCCTCACGGTGGTTTTAACTACATGGCCGGTGCATCTGGTGATGAGTGGACTAAACGCGCTAATGATCGTGCTTGGAAACATAAATTACTATACCCTCGTCTAGCGCAAGATGTTGAAGCGCCAGATACAAGTACTGAAATTTTAGGTCATAAAATTAAAGCACCATTCATCATGGCACCAATTGCGGCACATGGTTTAGCACACGCTACTAAAGAGGCAGGTACTGCACGTGCCGTTTCAGAGTTTGGTACAATCATGTCGATTTCAGCATACTCTGGTGCAACATTTGAAGAGATTTCGGAAGGCTTAAATGGCGGACCTCGTTGGTTCCAAATTTACATGGCTAAAGATGACCAACAAAACCGTGACATCTTAGACGAAGCAAAAGCTGATGGTGCAACTGCTATCATCCTTACAGCTGACTCAACTGTTTCTGGTAACCGTGACCGTGACTTGAAAAACAAATTCGTTTACCCATTCGGTATGCCAATTGTTCAACGTTACTTACGTGGTTCAGCAGAAGGTATGTCATTGAACAATATCTATGGCGCTTCAAAACAAAAGATTTCGCCAAGAGATATTGAAGAAATCGCTGCTTACTCTGGATTACCAGTATTTGTTAAAGGGATCCAACACCCTGAAGATGCAGATATGGCAATCAAAGCTGGTGCATCAGGTATTTGGGTATCTAACCACGGTGCGCGTCAATTATACGAAGCTCCAGGTTCATTTGACACCCTTCCAGCTATTGCAAAACGTGTAAACAAACGTGTACCAATCGTCTTTGATTCAGGTGTACGTCGTGGTGAACACATTGCTAAAGCTTTAGCTTCAGGTGCAGATGTTGTTGCTTTAGGACGCCCAGTATTATTCGGTTTAGCTTTAGGTGGATGGCAAGGTGCTTACTCAGTACTTGACTACTTCCAAAAAGACTTAACACGTGTAATGCAATTAACAGGTTCACAAAACGTAAATGACTTGAAAGGTCTAGAATTATTCGATAACCCATACGGTTACGACTACTAG
- a CDS encoding NUDIX hydrolase: protein MDEVRRIFQTYEPRPLDVEKAYAVLIPLAKLDGEWHILFEHRANGISQAGDAAFPGGRVEAGEGFEQAAVRETTEELGVSPDKIDVVGEMDYIVMGKRIIGCYVGELAIESLDDLTLNKYEVDHVFTIPLRELKTMAPDVHYVAHHQQVADDFPFNLIPGGKQYNFSRSEQRGILFYNIQGEHLWGMTAKLTARFVDILKGKHLPFNQDDKEG, encoded by the coding sequence ATGGATGAGGTTAGACGTATCTTTCAAACCTACGAACCACGCCCTCTCGACGTTGAAAAAGCATATGCCGTCTTAATCCCTCTAGCCAAATTGGACGGGGAATGGCATATTTTATTCGAACACAGGGCAAACGGCATTTCCCAAGCTGGGGATGCCGCTTTTCCTGGTGGTCGGGTAGAAGCGGGCGAAGGGTTTGAGCAAGCCGCGGTCCGTGAAACGACGGAGGAGTTGGGGGTAAGCCCTGATAAGATCGACGTGGTTGGTGAAATGGATTATATTGTCATGGGCAAACGAATTATCGGTTGTTATGTGGGTGAATTAGCCATTGAAAGTTTGGATGATTTGACCCTCAACAAGTATGAAGTGGACCATGTTTTTACCATCCCTCTGCGTGAGTTGAAGACCATGGCGCCTGACGTCCATTATGTAGCCCACCACCAGCAAGTGGCGGATGATTTCCCCTTTAACCTAATTCCAGGTGGGAAACAATATAATTTTAGTCGATCTGAACAACGGGGAATTCTTTTTTACAATATTCAAGGGGAACATTTATGGGGAATGACTGCTAAATTAACTGCCCGTTTCGTGGATATACTGAAGGGTAAACATCTTCCATTTAATCAGGATGACAAGGAAGGCTAG
- a CDS encoding Cof-type HAD-IIB family hydrolase has translation MYKLIAFDIDGTLVNSKKEVSQATKEALHKLHDAGIHVVISSGRPYKGVLLNADLVGREIVPFVSCFNGGLVKEVATDDTVFSHALTNDELQSWVELAKAHDLDVHAHDDQYVIVQDAPKDQYVDVESTLNEMPIRTVDFFDGEVTAPKVMITAEPGKLDAFIATLDASLFEKYSIMKSEPFFLEIMPKGVDKGEALAKLAESLGIDQSETMAFGDQANDLSMIKWAGCGVAMGNAIDELKDNAQYVTASNDDEGIAKALEKLVFDAQ, from the coding sequence ATGTATAAATTAATCGCATTTGATATTGATGGGACTTTAGTAAATTCGAAAAAAGAGGTGTCACAAGCTACTAAGGAAGCGCTTCATAAATTGCATGATGCGGGTATCCATGTGGTTATCTCATCAGGTCGACCTTATAAAGGTGTACTACTAAATGCAGATTTAGTTGGCCGTGAAATTGTGCCATTTGTTTCTTGCTTTAATGGTGGCTTGGTAAAAGAAGTAGCAACAGACGATACCGTCTTCTCACATGCCTTAACTAATGATGAATTACAAAGTTGGGTTGAATTAGCTAAGGCACACGATTTAGATGTTCATGCCCATGATGATCAATATGTGATTGTGCAAGATGCACCTAAAGATCAATATGTAGATGTTGAATCTACATTGAATGAGATGCCAATCAGAACAGTTGATTTCTTTGATGGGGAAGTTACGGCACCAAAAGTGATGATTACTGCTGAACCAGGAAAATTAGATGCTTTTATCGCAACCTTAGACGCTAGTTTATTTGAAAAATACTCGATTATGAAATCTGAGCCGTTCTTCTTAGAAATCATGCCAAAAGGCGTTGATAAAGGAGAAGCTTTAGCTAAATTAGCAGAAAGCTTAGGTATTGATCAAAGTGAAACAATGGCCTTTGGTGACCAAGCGAATGATTTATCGATGATTAAATGGGCTGGTTGTGGGGTTGCTATGGGTAACGCAATTGACGAATTAAAAGACAATGCCCAGTACGTAACAGCATCCAATGATGATGAAGGGATTGCAAAAGCATTAGAAAAATTAGTTTTTGATGCTCAATAA
- the proS gene encoding proline--tRNA ligase has translation MAKQEATENLQQTDFSKWYLQAIQQGDLMDYGPARGTMIFKPDGFLLWESYKDAFNEMLKKEGIRNAYFPMLIPKHFFEKEADHVEGFAPELPWVTEAGEEKLEEPLALRPTSETLFGNAMSDWINSYRDLPMELNQWANVFRWEKRTLPFIRTSEFLWQEGHTAHATEEEARERTMKMLHYYTDLVKEVFAMPVYEGQKTPSERFAGAVDTFSIEAMTKDTKAIQAGTSHYLGQNFAEAFDIKFLNEDNQHTYVHTTSWGSSTRLIGAMIMIHGDEKGLVLPPRVAGTQVSLIPVGNIKKNPQVLEKLQEIKATLLEAGLRVNLDDSNNSPGYKYNESEVHGVPLRIEFGPRDMENNHVMIKMRDVDGKEAFSLDGDLVAEINTRFDDMHQRLYDKAIAFRAENEHFDIDTMDQLTAHLEACEENGERPGWILAGWDGTDESEAAIKEATGFTSRNIPFNPPIEKTVDLYSGKPAKYTVWYARAY, from the coding sequence ATGGCAAAGCAAGAAGCAACAGAAAATTTACAACAAACAGATTTTTCAAAATGGTATTTACAAGCAATTCAACAGGGTGATTTGATGGATTACGGTCCTGCCCGTGGGACAATGATTTTTAAACCTGATGGCTTTTTATTATGGGAATCATATAAAGATGCCTTCAATGAAATGTTGAAGAAGGAAGGTATTCGTAACGCCTACTTCCCAATGTTAATTCCAAAACACTTCTTTGAAAAAGAGGCTGACCACGTAGAAGGTTTCGCACCTGAATTACCATGGGTAACTGAAGCAGGTGAGGAAAAATTAGAAGAGCCATTGGCATTACGTCCAACTTCTGAAACTTTATTTGGTAATGCGATGTCAGATTGGATCAACTCTTACCGTGATTTACCAATGGAATTAAACCAATGGGCTAACGTCTTCCGTTGGGAGAAACGGACATTACCATTTATCCGTACATCAGAATTCTTATGGCAAGAAGGTCACACAGCGCATGCAACTGAAGAAGAAGCACGCGAACGTACGATGAAAATGTTACACTACTATACTGACTTAGTAAAAGAAGTATTTGCAATGCCAGTTTACGAGGGACAAAAAACACCATCAGAACGGTTTGCGGGTGCGGTTGATACCTTCTCAATCGAAGCGATGACAAAAGATACAAAAGCCATTCAAGCAGGGACTTCTCACTACTTAGGCCAAAACTTTGCGGAAGCCTTTGATATTAAATTCTTAAACGAAGACAACCAACATACTTACGTTCATACAACATCTTGGGGTTCATCAACCCGTTTAATCGGTGCCATGATCATGATCCACGGTGATGAAAAAGGGTTAGTCTTACCACCTCGTGTTGCCGGTACACAAGTATCGCTAATCCCTGTTGGTAATATCAAGAAAAATCCACAAGTACTTGAGAAATTACAGGAAATCAAAGCAACATTATTAGAGGCTGGATTACGTGTAAATCTTGATGATTCAAACAACTCACCAGGTTACAAATACAACGAGTCTGAAGTACATGGTGTACCATTAAGAATTGAATTTGGTCCACGTGATATGGAAAACAACCACGTCATGATTAAAATGCGTGATGTGGATGGTAAAGAAGCCTTCTCATTAGACGGAGACTTAGTTGCTGAAATCAACACACGCTTTGATGACATGCACCAACGTCTTTACGATAAAGCGATAGCTTTCCGTGCTGAGAATGAACATTTTGACATTGATACAATGGATCAATTAACCGCTCACCTTGAAGCTTGTGAAGAAAATGGCGAACGTCCAGGTTGGATTTTAGCTGGTTGGGATGGTACTGATGAATCAGAAGCAGCCATCAAAGAAGCCACAGGATTTACTTCACGTAATATCCCATTCAACCCACCAATAGAAAAAACAGTTGACCTATATTCTGGTAAACCTGCTAAATACACTGTGTGGTATGCACGTGCTTATTAA
- the fsa gene encoding fructose-6-phosphate aldolase, translated as MKFFLDTANIDEIKRINDLGLVDGVTTNPSLVAKEGRDFEEVIKDIAGTIDGPVSAEVTGLTYEEMVEEAHEIAKWADNVVVKIPMTEAGLKAVNTLSKEGIKTNVTLIFSVSQGLMAAKAGATYISPFIGRIDDLGQDGLKLIAELREVLDIYGYEAEIIAASIRHIAHFEGSALAGAHIGTIPGSLFPKLWGHVLTDKGIEGFTADWEAYQNRDK; from the coding sequence ATGAAATTTTTCTTAGATACTGCAAACATTGATGAAATTAAACGAATTAATGACTTGGGTTTAGTTGACGGTGTAACAACGAATCCATCTCTAGTAGCTAAAGAAGGACGCGATTTTGAAGAAGTAATCAAAGACATCGCTGGTACAATTGATGGTCCAGTTTCTGCTGAGGTTACTGGTTTAACCTACGAAGAAATGGTTGAAGAAGCACATGAGATTGCTAAATGGGCAGACAACGTTGTTGTCAAAATCCCTATGACTGAAGCTGGTTTGAAAGCTGTAAATACACTTTCTAAAGAAGGCATTAAAACAAATGTGACTTTAATCTTCTCTGTTTCTCAAGGATTAATGGCAGCTAAAGCAGGTGCAACTTATATTTCACCATTTATCGGTCGTATCGATGACTTAGGTCAAGATGGATTGAAATTAATTGCAGAATTACGTGAAGTATTAGATATTTACGGTTATGAAGCTGAAATCATTGCAGCATCTATCCGTCACATCGCTCACTTTGAAGGCTCTGCGTTAGCTGGTGCACACATTGGTACGATTCCAGGTAGCCTATTCCCTAAATTATGGGGTCACGTCTTAACTGACAAAGGTATCGAAGGCTTTACAGCTGACTGGGAAGCTTACCAAAACCGCGACAAATAA